In Methanosarcina siciliae T4/M, one genomic interval encodes:
- a CDS encoding formylmethanofuran dehydrogenase subunit A → MAGTIAIKNGYVFDPLNEINGEIMNIFIRDGKVVKELSAAEIKESKIIDASGMTVMPGGVDSHSHVAGPKVNTGRMMRPEDHYKENLKKTSLTHSGSGYTVPSVYKQGYDYAAMGYTTVFEPAIPPLEARHAHEEMHATPLLDMGGYLVLGNNFFLMRYLRDGELERAATYVAWMMKTHKTYGIKCVNPAGVENWAWGKNVSDLDEANIHFEITPREVIKGLAEINERLGMPVPLHLHANNLGHPGCYTITKDSLKIPDGVKTRQNMDVEWAETKIDPSRDRSIYLAHLMFNGFTGTTWADCESGVKDIADYINNRDHVVIDSGCTPFGEATVMTGDGPAIHDLYTLTGNKWSNTDIEMECGSGVIPFTYLKSNPVHSLQWAMGLECLLLINDPWKTIMTTDSPNGGPFTKYPEVMTWIMSEAFRKQTFGECHKWANDRSALGGVNRELSLYDLAILTRANPAKTIGMAHRKGSLGVGADGDVTVYNLNPQQLDANNYEALLQAFRKAEYTVKGGEIVAVKGEIVSLPEKRTYYSEVHVENEREKEMLADVKEWFRYYTLGFANYPTPEKYLANPTPIQVNCER, encoded by the coding sequence ATGGCAGGAACAATTGCAATCAAGAATGGATACGTCTTTGATCCCCTCAATGAAATTAACGGGGAAATTATGAATATTTTCATCAGAGATGGAAAAGTTGTAAAAGAGCTTTCTGCAGCCGAAATTAAAGAATCAAAGATTATTGATGCTTCTGGTATGACGGTAATGCCTGGAGGCGTTGATTCTCACTCTCATGTTGCAGGCCCAAAGGTCAATACCGGAAGGATGATGCGCCCTGAAGACCATTATAAAGAAAATCTTAAGAAGACTTCACTAACTCATTCAGGTTCGGGTTACACTGTTCCTTCCGTTTACAAACAGGGGTACGATTATGCAGCAATGGGTTACACAACAGTATTTGAACCTGCAATTCCTCCTCTTGAAGCTCGCCATGCCCATGAAGAGATGCATGCAACTCCACTCCTTGATATGGGAGGATATCTGGTACTGGGAAACAACTTCTTTTTGATGCGCTATCTCAGGGATGGAGAACTTGAAAGAGCGGCTACTTATGTTGCCTGGATGATGAAGACCCACAAGACCTACGGGATCAAATGTGTTAACCCTGCAGGCGTCGAAAACTGGGCCTGGGGTAAAAACGTAAGCGATCTTGACGAAGCCAACATTCACTTTGAGATTACTCCAAGAGAGGTTATAAAGGGACTTGCTGAGATCAACGAACGCCTCGGTATGCCAGTACCTCTCCATCTACATGCAAACAACCTGGGGCACCCTGGTTGCTATACAATTACGAAAGATTCTCTCAAAATTCCCGATGGCGTAAAGACCAGACAGAACATGGACGTGGAATGGGCAGAAACCAAAATCGACCCTTCAAGGGACCGCTCCATATATCTTGCCCACCTGATGTTCAACGGTTTCACAGGTACTACCTGGGCAGACTGTGAGTCCGGTGTTAAAGACATTGCAGATTACATCAATAACAGGGATCACGTAGTAATTGATAGCGGCTGCACTCCTTTCGGAGAAGCCACAGTTATGACAGGAGACGGACCCGCCATTCACGACCTTTACACCCTTACAGGAAACAAGTGGTCAAACACCGACATTGAGATGGAGTGCGGGTCAGGTGTCATTCCCTTTACCTATCTCAAGTCCAACCCTGTACACAGCCTGCAGTGGGCAATGGGGCTTGAATGTCTTTTGCTTATCAATGACCCCTGGAAGACGATCATGACCACGGACAGCCCCAACGGTGGGCCGTTTACCAAATATCCTGAGGTGATGACCTGGATAATGTCCGAGGCTTTCAGGAAGCAGACCTTCGGTGAATGCCACAAGTGGGCAAATGACAGGAGTGCACTCGGAGGCGTAAACCGTGAGCTTTCCCTCTATGACCTTGCGATCCTGACCCGGGCCAATCCTGCCAAGACAATTGGCATGGCTCACAGAAAAGGCTCTCTCGGAGTGGGCGCGGACGGAGATGTTACAGTCTACAACTTAAACCCGCAACAGCTTGACGCAAATAACTACGAAGCCCTCCTCCAGGCCTTCAGAAAGGCGGAATACACTGTAAAGGGCGGTGAAATCGTGGCGGTTAAAGGAGAGATTGTCTCCCTGCCTGAGAAGCGGACTTACTATTCCGAAGTTCACGTAGAAAATGAGCGGGAAAAGGAGATGCTGGCTGACGTGAAGGAATGGTTCAGGTACTATACCCTGGGCTTTGCCAACTACCCTACTCCAGAGAAATACCTGGCAAACCCGACTCCCATACAGGTAAATTGTGAGAGGTGA